The genome window GGCGTCACTCACGCCCATGATACGCATGTCGAGGATGATGTCGCGAATACCATAACGCGCGCGGAGCTTTGTAGCGGACCTGCGGGACGCGCTCTCCGTGACGACGGCCCCGGCGAGCGCATCCGCGGCGACGGACACGACGGCCGCCGCCTCGACGATGGCCGCGCGTTGCGCCGTCGTCAGCGTCTCGGCGTCGGACCACCCCTCCGCCGCGCCGCGGAAATGATCGGTGTGCTTCTCGTAAACCTGGCTCGATGCATTCACGTCGGGCAATTGCATTTCGTCGGCCCCTCTCTCCCTCCGAGCGCGATGCACGCTCGGGGATGTGGCGGAGGAGGGTACGGCCGGGCACGCTTGGCCGTCAACAGCTAAATATTCGGGAGTTGCATCCTACCGGTAGGGGTCCCTCGCTCCGCGAGTCCTCACAGACTGGGGGGCTCTATCGCGTCCTTGGTGACAAGTCCCTTGGTCGGGATACCGGGGGGGAGTCCAGGGCCGGTAATCGTCTGGCCCTTGGCCTCGCGTGCGGCGCACGCTTGGTTCAGGTCGAGCAGGAACGCGAGCGGGTCCTTGCGGGCGCCCATCCCGTAGGCTGCGCGAACCGCGGCATCCAGCGAGGCGTGCGCGTCCTTCAGCGGATGCTTGCCTGGATCTTCCATCGAAGCGTACATTGCGCGCAGGCTCAGCTTGTCCCGCCTGGCAAGTTCTCGTCGTAGCTTGCGTAGTTCCACCGCGGCTTTCGCCACCGCGGCGACCTGCTTGGCGTCCGGAGTCTGCGGCCATGGGAAGCTGTCGAAGACCGTGTTCGATGTATACCGCCAGTCGCGTTTCAACGTGGAGCACCGCGCATTGAACCATGCCCAGTGGATCCCCGATTGGAGAACGCCGAAGGAGTAATCATCCTCCAAGGGAAATACCATGACGACGTCGCTGGGGCGGATGGCCGAAGAGACAAATTCAAAGATCGGGCGCTTCGTAAGACGTGAACACGCGATGTAGCGATTGATGTCACGTAGTTTGGTGATCAAATCCCGGCGTGGATAACTAAGTAACCACCAGCGACGCAGGAAATTCTCGTGATGCTTGTTCCCTCTTTTTTCGAGACCCTCGTTGTGCGCCTTTTCTCTAGCTGCAGCGTCTTCTCGATCCGGTAAGACTAGCTCCTTCACTCGCCTGAAGGGTAACTGGTAACGGCGCGCTTCGAGCTGGTCTCGCGGGTGGAAGTCGATCACCCATCGGCTGGGCTGTCCCGTACCGGTTAGGAGGTCGTCGCCGATGAGGTACGGAAATATGACCTCACGATTCGCCTGGGATGCGGCGATTGCTGCACGGGCATCATCGGGTGAAAGCAGGAACCCCTCGTGACCATGCGTCTGTCCCTGATAGCAGGCCTCTCCCTCTGCGTTTGCTCGCAGACCCTTGGCACCGGTCACGTCGAGGCTCGACGACAGGGACGAAGGGATGCGGTCCAGCATCACCTCCTTCCAAGGGCTATTGCGGTCATCACCCTCCTGCCATGACAGCTTCTTCAGCCCCTCCGCCTCACCCTTTCGCCAGTTGACGACGGAGACATGAACCACAGCTTCCCCCGGCCACACCATCGTCGAAACCGCTTCGGTAATGGTGCCCCCGTTCTTGACGATGTAGTCGAGGCCGCCCTCGCGTGAATAATTCTGCCGTACAGTGTTCGTGCCGACGAGCCCAGCCGTTGTGCCCACCTTCAGCTCATCGTGAGCGCGGCGGAACCAGTAAACGCAATAGTCTGCGCGGCCGGGCACGTCTGGATAGCGGTTGCGTACGCGGCGCACGTACTCGGCGCCGAACTCCCGCTGCATCTTGTTCTTCGACTGGAACGGCGGGTTTCCGATGATGAGATCCGCGGTCGGCCATTCGCAGAAAAGCGCATCGTTACACTGTATGTTGTCGTCCAGGTTATCCAATGGCAAGGGCTGATCGATATCGAGCCCGAGCTCGGCCTGGGCCACGTCGAGCGCGTGGTGTGCCTCGTCGAGCGCAAGCTTCTTCCCGAGCATGAGCGTGACCTTCGCCAGCTCGACGGCGAAGGCATCCTTGTCGATGCCGAAGAACTGGCGCGTCTGGATCGAGGTCGTCGAGCCGACCTTGAGCCGCGTTTCTGCCGAGAATCGCTCGTGTACCTTTTCCAGCAGCTCGAGCTCGAGTCGCTTCAGCTCGCGATAAGCGACATAGAGAAAGTTTCCGCTTCCACACGCCGGGTCGAGAATGCGGAGCTTGGTGAGCGCATCACGAAGCGGGAGCAATTCTTTCAGGGTTGCTGCCTCGCGGATACGCGCGCGCCAGGGCTGGATGAGGCTGGGGCGCACCACGTGCTCGAAGATCGCCGCCTCGGGGGTGTAGTGAGCACCTCGCTCGTGCCGTTCATCCTCGTTCATCGTCGCCTGGAACAACGTGCCGAAGATGGCAGGGTGGATACGCGCCCAGTTCTCATCCGTGGCCTGCACCAGCAGCTCTAACTCGATAGGTGTGAGCTCGATAGGATCGATGGTGCTGAACAAGCCCCCGTTGAAATACCGGACGTTCCGGAAGCGTCCCCCGCGCGCCGGCTTGTCCGTGTTCATCTGTCGGAAGAGCCCGCCGAGCAGATCGTACGTGCTCTGCCCCTTCTGGCAATCGTGCACCAGCTCGGTGAACAGGCCGCGTGGCAATAGATCCGTGTCCTCGGCGAACATCGCGACGACGCACTGGAGCGTGAAGCGCTGGGCCCGCTCGCGCGTCTCGCCACGATCCACCATCGCGCGGAAGACCTCGCCCAGCTTGCGCGCAGTCGCGTCGCTCACCTCCCGCCGGTTGTTGTCGAAGAGCGGTTTCTTCGGTTGAGGCAGAAGGAAGTTGAGGGCCGGCCACCGGCTCGGCAACTCGACGAGCTTCAGCCGGTCCATCGGCTCGTCTAGCTGCTGGTCGAACTCGTAGATCCAGATGTCGTCGAAGTTGCACAGGACGACGTACTGTGGCTTGTTCGGTACGAGCCGTTGCCAATACTCGTAGACTTGGTTGTAGATGCGCGGGCTACCCAGGCGCTCACCACGCTTCTTCATCTCGATCAGGACGTGCTTGCCCCAACGGAGATCAGCGAACTTCGTACGGCCGTCGGCGAGCTTCACTCGCTCTTCGAGGGTCGCGCCAGCCTCCTTGTAACCCGCGTGCCCGAAGGCGCGGAACAGGCGGTCGCAGAAGACTTGTGCCTCCCCTTTTTCGTCGCCCTTCAAGGTGTGGGCGTAGGCGACGAAGGCGGCCATCGAAGCAGCGATCTCGTGCATGGCGGCGCACCATACCCCAAGACGGCGGTGACGAGCCAGGTCCTCGTGGCATCACGCCCCCTGGGGTTCATGTCGGGTTTCCCGTTGCCACGACGCGCCTTCCGCGGGGTGCGGGCATGCTTGGGCGTGGCGGAGGCGGGCCGCCCATCGCCGGGCAGCCCGTTGGTTGAAGGGCGCGCGAGTTACACCAGCGCGAGCCTCTTCAGCCGCTCCCGGGCGAGTCGCACGCGGGCGTAGACGGTCTTCAGCTTCAGCCCGAGCGTCTCGGCGATCTCCCGGACCGAATGCCCCTCCAGGTAGGGGACCAGCACGGCCCGAATGCGCGGCCGGCTCTTCTCCAGGAAACGCTTGAGCCGGAACATCCCATACATCGCTTGCAGGATCGTCCCCGAGGACGTCGTGTCTCCCTGCTCGGCGAAATCGTCCGCCAATCCAGTGAACACCTCCCGCTCGAAGCGCGCGAGGCTCCGATGATTGCGCGCACGGTTGAGCCCGATCACCACGAGCCACGGACGAGCATGCTCCGGCGTGACCAGGCATTCGAGCCGGCGCCAGGCCGTGACGAAGACGTCCTGCACGAGGTCGTCCACGTCGCGGAAGGGGATGGCCTGCGTGAGGAGCAGGCGGCGAAGGAAGCTGCGGTGTTCGAGGTAGAGGCGGGCGAGCAGGGCGTGCGGCGCAGAAAAGTTTGCCCGCGGCGGGCGCAGGTGTAGCGTTGTCATTAGCTCATGACTCCGGTTAGCGCGGGGTTGTGGGTCAGACGCCGGTCGGTGTGTCAGCGCCGGCTGGCGTCGCTTGTTTTGTCCCACAGGTCGGCGGGGAAGGAAATCCCTAAATGTGAGGATTGGTTCGCCGCGGGAATACCCACGATCCGCAGGGAGGGAGGCGAGGCGGGGGGAAGGGGAGCTGTGATCCTGGGTTGAAATCACCCGCGACGCGCGCGACGCCGCCACCCGAAGAGCAACCCGAGCCCCAGCACCGCCAGCGCGGGCGAGCCCCCGGTCTGCGGCGCCATGCGGCATCCGCAGCCGGCATCGTCGGTGGTCACCTCGCCGCCGCCCGCGCCGGTCGGATCAACGCCGCCGGAGCCGCCCATTCCGCCGCCGCCGCCGCTTCCGCCCATTCCACCGGAGCCGCCCGCGCCGCCCATTCCACCGCCGCCGCCGCCGCTGCCGCCGCTTCCGCCTCCGCTTCCGCCGCCGCTCCCGCCCCCGCCTCCGCTCCCGATCCGGAATCTATTTGCTACCTACTACCTAGGCAGCAAACTTAATGATTCCGAAAACTTGCGACACACTGAGAGCGACCCGCTGCCCGGCCAAATAGGCTGATCGCTTGTTCAGTAGTGACGCAGTCCGATCGAGAGGTCTCGACCATGGAAGCCAGGACCGGCATCATCCCGAGCATGGGCGGCAAGAGCAGCAAGGGCGGCAAGGGCGGCAAGGCGCGCGGAACGGCGCAGGATCGAGCGCACGTCAGCCCCCCGCGCGAGGTCTCCATCCTCGACGCGGCGCCCGATGCGCCCGCGGTCGTGAACGCAGGGCCCACGATCGCGGATCCTTCCTCGGTTCGGCGGGTCCTCACGGTCAACGGTCCTCACGCGGGGACGTCGCGAGTCCTCGCCTATCGGCGCGTCTCGACCATGGAGCAAATGCGATCGGGCACGTCGCTCGACGCGCAGGACGAGGAGATCCGGCGTTACTGTCAGTACGCCCGCCTCCCGGATCCGATTGACTTTGAAGAAACGGAATCGGGCGGCGTCGAGTCACAAGAGAAACGGGAGAAGATCGCAGCCCTGCTAAAGGCCGTCCGCCCGGGGGATCTCGTGGTCGTGGCGAAGCTCGATCGGTTCTCTCGCGATATCGTTTTTACGATCTCCGCCGTGCGAGACATCATCAAGCGGGGTGCTCGCTTCCTGTCTCTCGCTGAACGGTTCGACGCCTCTACCCCCGAGGGGGAGACGCAAATGGCCCTGTGGGCGTCGATCGCACAGATGGAGCGGGCCCGCATTCGGGAGCGCACAGAAGGCAATCGAAAGCGGCTGCGGGCCCTCGGGAAATTCGTAGAGGGACAGCCCCCGTTCGGCTACGTTCGGGCCAAGGGCGCGGACGCACACGATAAGCCGCGCCGATTGGAGATCGATCCGGTCAAGGCGCCGATCGTTCGCGAAATGTTCGACATGTGCCTTGCAGGCAAGAGCGCGCGAGACATCGCGCTCCATTGCCAGACGACCTATGCAGGACTCGCGATGTTCCGGACCGTCTGGATCCTGCAATTGCTCAAAAACCGAATGTACGCCGGCCAGATCGCGACCACGCCCGTCCGGCCCGACAAAAACCGCCAGTTGACGCAAAAGCCCGCGGAATGGGTCGACGCGCACGAACCGATCGTTTCCCTGCAAATGTGGCACGCGGCCCAGCACGCGCTAGCGGGACGGCGCTCCTACGGGCGCAAGCCTCGCACGGACACGATCACCTCGGAATGGTTGATCCGAGGGCTCGCCCGTTGCTCCATTTGCGGATCGATGATCACGGCCAAGCCTGCAAGCGAGAAGAATAAGCACGCGGGGTATTACGTGTGCCGGAAGCGCTACGCGCCGGAATTGAAGAATGCCACGCGCGAGCGGTGCATGGGGGCGCCCTGGAATCGGCAGGACGAGATCGATCCGAAGATCGAAAGGCTCGCGGCGCGGCACTTCAAGGCGCTTGACGGCCAACTGTCGAAAGCGCCCCCGCCGTCCCCCCATGCGCCGAATTTCAGGGTGCAGCGCGCCAAGCTCGTAACGGCGCGGAGCAACCTCGTGTCCATGGTCTCCTCGGGTCAGTGGGGGATGGACGTGATCCGCGCGGAAGCGGCGCGGATCGAGCGCGAGCTTGCCGCGATCGACGCGGAGGAACGGGCGCTCTCCGCGGAAGCTTCGGCCGATACGGTCGACAACCGGAAGGGTGCGCTTTCGTGGTTGCGTTCGATCGTGGCGCAATGGGGGACGATGGGCGTCCCTGCTCGGCGCGCGGCGCTCGGCGCGATGCTCGACGGGATCAAGATTGGTCCGGAGGGGATCGCCATCGAATGGAGCGACGCCGCGACGATGGCCGTCCGGTACGCGGAAGGACGCCTGCCCGATCCCGCGACGCTCGATCATGCGAGCGACGATCCGCGGCGCCCTGCTCGCCCGATGCTCACGGGGGGTGTGGAGCACGTGGGCGCGCTTCCGCCCGGAGACGCCTAGCAGGCGCCCTAGCAGGCGCTCGGCGCGCGGGAAGGGTCGGGGGGCCATCCCGCGCGCCGGAACGCAGGGCGCCCCCTTCCCGCGCCGTCTCGCGCCACCGCTCGGCGCGGTCGTGCTCGACGGCGCAGCCCTCGCAAGACGCGGCGCGATTAGGGCCCCCGCGACCAGACCACCTTGCCTGCATTAAAATCTACCCTGGAAAACTCTGACCTGAGAGCGATATATTGAACCTTAATCGAGAATTCTCGACCGTCGATATCCAGAGCACCATCTTCGCCGAGTGCGGGCGTTACGATTGTCAAGGAGCCATCCTCGTAAAGATACATGGGCGCGTCGAGCAATTGCGCGTCAAGGGCGTTCAATGTGGACGACGGGTAGATGCTCGCTTCCCGGAGTTTGTCGCGAATCTCGCGCATAAACTGCTCCCGCAAACGAGGATCGTTGAGCGAATCAACCGTTTCGTGAATATCAATATTCATGCGGTCCCTCTTCCAGAATGCCAACGGCGCTCGACGCCATACAACTAACGCCAATCAGGCGCAAGCCGCCCGACGAACCCACGGCGCAGCCAGGGCGCTCTCGACGTTCGGCGCGGTCGTGCTCGACGGCGCAGCCCCTCGGGGCCGACGCGCGGCGCATAACTGCCGTCGTTTAGGTGGGTTACGTGTCCGCCGATCGGTGGGCCTATAGGGCATCGAGGGCTTTCTGCACTTTATCAATCAATGGCTGCGGAATAGGCCCCTTCTCCGCGCCCATCACCGCTACGCACAAAGATTGCGACGACGTGACCAGGGCCGCGCGCTTGTCTTTAAGCTCGGTCGCGGCAGCAGCCGTAGCCTTATCCAACTTCTCTTTCTCGGCCACACAAATCACTGCGATTTCTGTCTTGTCCGGCATATGTATTGTGGCCAGCTCGCCCGCCTTGCATTCGCCGGCGCCTCCCATTGCAACGCGCACACGCTCACAAAGCTTCATGTCTGGATTGATCACGCAATCCTTGACAAGCACGTTCATCATTAGCCCGTCAACGTGCCCCACAACGGTCACTTCATCGCCCTTGTTCAACGAGGCCGCCGCCTTCGTTTCGCTGTCTCTGACAAAGCATTGCACCTCTGGGATTTCCAACATTGCGCCGGTTCCCACGGTAACATAGATGCTGTCGGTGATATCCTTTTTTACGTCACCAACCTTTCCATGAATTTGAATAATTTTATCCTTGAATTTACTATCGGCTCGCACCTCATTGTTTTTGTATTCGTCAAGAATGTCTTTGACTGAAACCCTCGCAGATGGCCGATCCGCAAAGCTGCGCGCGGGCGCAGCCGCCGCCGCTGGGGTTGGTGTCGCCGTAGCTGCCGAATTATTCGTCGTTTCGCTCTCCGACGAGGGCGACGAATTCTTTCCGAGGTTACAGCACGCAGCGAGGGAGAATGTGAGCAATGCGAGCGCGATCTGTCTCATGATGGCCAAGCTACACGCCCATCACGAGCCCCGTCAACCTTGAGGGGGAGACGCGGTCCCGTAACGACTAGTCGACAGGACCACGGGACGAACCCACGGCGCAGCCCCCGGGGTGCTCTCGACGCTCGGCGCGGTCGTGCTCGATGGCGCAGCCCTCCCCGATGCTTACGCTAAGTCTCGCGCCCCGACGAACCCACGGCGCAGCCCTCGGGGGGCTCTCGACGCTCGGCGCGGTCGTGCTCGATGGCGCAGCCCTCCCCGATGCTTACGCTAAGTCTCGCGCCCCGACGAACCCACGGCGCAGCCCTCGGGGCGCTCACGACGCTCGGCGCGGTCGTGCTCGATGGCGCAGCCCTCGCGGCGCTCGACGCGACGCACGGCGCAGCACTCCCCGCAAGACTCGCAAGGCGTGGCGTCGCGGCTCGCATGCGAGCCGCCCCCTTGGCGGCGCCGCCGTTCGCAGTCTCACGCGGGCGCAGTCTCACGCGTGAGAGCGCGCCTTGCGTGAGCGCGTGAGGGGACCGCGGGAGGCGGCGCGCGGTCCCCTCGCGTGGACCGCTTACGCTAAGCGTCCCGCTCGCCGCGCAGTGTGTCCCGCTCCGCGAGTGTGCCGTGGCACAGTCGACCGTTCAGCACACCCAGCACACCGCAGCGCGCCGCGACTTATCGTAAGTCTCGCTCGGCGCGGTCGTGGTCGACGGCGCAGCCCTCGCACGCCGCGCGGCGCACGCAAGCCCCCGCGCGCGCTTCCGGCTTGTAGCCGTGGGTCTTGGGCCACAAGCCTCTTGTAGCCACAAGCCCACAAGCCCCTCGTGAGCCACGCGGAACGCTTCCCCTTGACGCGCGCCCCCTCGCGCCGCTCGGCGCAGCCCTCGGGGCGCTCGGCGTGGTCGTGCTCGACGGCGCAGCCCTCGTCCCTCCGCCGTGGCGCAAAGACCGTGTTTTGTAGGCAAAATAATTGTCGGGGCTCTCGCGGCGCTTCGTTTCAAGGGGTTTGCTGCCGTTCGCTCGTCCAGAATTAATAAACACCCTAAACTAATTCAATTCCCCGGATCCTTTTGACGGGCCTAATTCCGGGCACTTAGGCCCCGAATTAGCACACAAAATGCTGAACTAATTACAAGCCCCTTGACGGCGCAGCCCTCGCGACGCTCGGCGCGGTCGTGCTCGACGGCGTAGCCCTCGGGGCGCTTGTCAAGGGGGACGTGCGCGGAGGGCGCGCGTTTCTTGTCACGTTGTCTCGGGGGGGCTTGTCTCGCGAGACACACGGACCCGAGACATGCGTGACAACACAACGGGGCAGCCCTTGGGGTGCTCGGCGCGGTCGTGCTCGACGGCGCGGATTTCGGCGCGTAGGGCGCAGCCCTTGACGGCGTAGGGCGCAGCCCTCGGGGCGTAGGGCTGCGTGCTCGACCGTGAGGTCGGCCCCCCCTTCCTCCCTGGACGCTCGTGCGCCCGTCCGGCATGTTCCGCCCCGTGAGCTCTCCCGAGGGACAAGCGCTAGTCGAACGGTGGATCCAGGACTTCGACGTCTACCGCGCACGCATCGAGCAAGTAGATCGGGACGTCTCGCTAGACCTGCTCGCGCGGCTTGCTCGCGTGGGTGTCGCCCCCGCGATCCTCCGGAGTGACATCGACGCGCGGCGCGCCCGCGGGTGGACGATGGCGGAGATCGGTCCCGTGCTCGACGCGCTTGCCATGGCGACACACCGCGCCACGACCAGCCCCGAGGCGAGGGAGCACGCCGCCCTAGCGCGCGCCATGTTCGACGCCATGGCGGAAGGCGAGCCGCGCCCCCTCGTTGCGCTTGCCGCGCTGGTATCGCCGCCCTGACACACAGCCCCACGAACGGCGCAGCCCTCGGGGCGCTCTCGACGCTCGGCGCGGTCGTGCTCGACGGCGCAGCCCTCGGGGCGCTCTCGACGCTCGGCGCGGCCCTCCCCGGCTCCGTTTCTTCGCCGAAGATACGCGGCCCTCGGATCCACGCGAAACCGCGCGAGATGTAGCCAGAAAGCCCGGAACGGCGCGCTGTTCTCCGGTGCGGAGAACGGGGGTACGGCGCCGCCCTCGGGGCGTGCTCGACGCTCGGCGCGGTCGTGCTCGACTGCGCAGCCCTCGCGACGCTCGGCGCGGCCCTCACGGCGATCGGCGCGGTCGTGCTCGACGGCGCGGCCCTGGGAAGCTCGGCGCAGTCGTGCTCGACGGCGCGGCCCTCGCGGCGCTCGGCGCGGTCGTGGGGAAGCTCGGCGCGTCGTGCTCGACGGCGCGGGCCCTTACGGCGATCGGCGCGGCCCTCACGGCGATCGGCGCGGCCCTCACGGCGATCGGCGCGTCGTGCTCGACGGCGCAGCCCTCGCGACGCTCGGCGCGGCCCTCACGATCGGCGCGGTCGTGCTCGACGGCGCGGCCCTCACGGCGATCGGCGCGTCGTGGTCGACGGCGCAGCCCTCGCGACGCTCGGCGCGGCCCTCACGATCGGCGCGGTCGTGCTCGACGGCGCGGCCCGGGGAAAGCTCGGCGCGGTCGTGCTCGACGGCGCGGCCCTTCCGCCGGTCTCGACGCTCGGCGCGGCCCTGGGAAGCTCGGCGCGTCGTGCTCGGCGCGGCGCAGCCCTCGCGACGCTCGGCGCGGCCATTTTACCTATCTTACGTAGCGCGGTAATCCACGTGGATTACCTGCACGCTCTGCCTCATGATTGATCGCGGGCGGGGCGCACGCACAACGACAGGCGCTAGGATTTCGGTCCTGCACGTCGATCCTTCGGTTAAACCGAGCGTTCCGACGTGCTCGACGGCGCAGCCCTCGCGACGCTCGGCGCGGTCGTGCTCGACGGCGCAGCCCTCGCGGCGCTCACTCGACGCTCGGCGCGATCGGGCCCCCGTGAGTTATTACACCCCTTCGGGAGCGGCTTATTACAGTAAGAGCGACCGTCAACAACGCGGCGCGGCGGAGCGCTGGAGGGCTCACCGCGGCGCGCTCATGCTCGACGGCGCAGCCGCCGCGAAGCTCGACGCGGTTGCGCGTTTTCCCTCGATCTATGGCTGACAATGCGTAGAATGGTGATCCGCCCATTCGAGGGCTGGACAAAGGAGAGCTTATGCAATCGCAGGAGCAGCCGTCCGATTTGCTGGGGATCGGGCAGCCCAGCGCGTTCGTGCCGTATACGACGGAGGACGGATGGACCGTGATCCTTCCGGGAGAGGAGGGCGGACGACGCCAAGCGAGCGGCAAGGTCCTTCGCGCCTTCACGAGCGTCGAGATCACGCTTTCGCGAAAGGAAGACCTCGACGCGTGCATTCGCCATCTGGAGGAATCCGATCGGCGCTTCGCCGCGAATCGCGAGAACCCTTGGGATTGGGCCAAGGTCAT of Polyangium spumosum contains these proteins:
- a CDS encoding DNA methyltransferase, with translation MHEIAASMAAFVAYAHTLKGDEKGEAQVFCDRLFRAFGHAGYKEAGATLEERVKLADGRTKFADLRWGKHVLIEMKKRGERLGSPRIYNQVYEYWQRLVPNKPQYVVLCNFDDIWIYEFDQQLDEPMDRLKLVELPSRWPALNFLLPQPKKPLFDNNRREVSDATARKLGEVFRAMVDRGETRERAQRFTLQCVVAMFAEDTDLLPRGLFTELVHDCQKGQSTYDLLGGLFRQMNTDKPARGGRFRNVRYFNGGLFSTIDPIELTPIELELLVQATDENWARIHPAIFGTLFQATMNEDERHERGAHYTPEAAIFEHVVRPSLIQPWRARIREAATLKELLPLRDALTKLRILDPACGSGNFLYVAYRELKRLELELLEKVHERFSAETRLKVGSTTSIQTRQFFGIDKDAFAVELAKVTLMLGKKLALDEAHHALDVAQAELGLDIDQPLPLDNLDDNIQCNDALFCEWPTADLIIGNPPFQSKNKMQREFGAEYVRRVRNRYPDVPGRADYCVYWFRRAHDELKVGTTAGLVGTNTVRQNYSREGGLDYIVKNGGTITEAVSTMVWPGEAVVHVSVVNWRKGEAEGLKKLSWQEGDDRNSPWKEVMLDRIPSSLSSSLDVTGAKGLRANAEGEACYQGQTHGHEGFLLSPDDARAAIAASQANREVIFPYLIGDDLLTGTGQPSRWVIDFHPRDQLEARRYQLPFRRVKELVLPDREDAAAREKAHNEGLEKRGNKHHENFLRRWWLLSYPRRDLITKLRDINRYIACSRLTKRPIFEFVSSAIRPSDVVMVFPLEDDYSFGVLQSGIHWAWFNARCSTLKRDWRYTSNTVFDSFPWPQTPDAKQVAAVAKAAVELRKLRRELARRDKLSLRAMYASMEDPGKHPLKDAHASLDAAVRAAYGMGARKDPLAFLLDLNQACAAREAKGQTITGPGLPPGIPTKGLVTKDAIEPPSL
- a CDS encoding RNA polymerase sigma factor gives rise to the protein MTTLHLRPPRANFSAPHALLARLYLEHRSFLRRLLLTQAIPFRDVDDLVQDVFVTAWRRLECLVTPEHARPWLVVIGLNRARNHRSLARFEREVFTGLADDFAEQGDTTSSGTILQAMYGMFRLKRFLEKSRPRIRAVLVPYLEGHSVREIAETLGLKLKTVYARVRLARERLKRLALV
- a CDS encoding MYXO-CTERM sorting domain-containing protein yields the protein MGGAGGSGGMGGSGGGGGMGGSGGVDPTGAGGGEVTTDDAGCGCRMAPQTGGSPALAVLGLGLLFGWRRRARRG
- a CDS encoding recombinase family protein, whose product is MGGKSSKGGKGGKARGTAQDRAHVSPPREVSILDAAPDAPAVVNAGPTIADPSSVRRVLTVNGPHAGTSRVLAYRRVSTMEQMRSGTSLDAQDEEIRRYCQYARLPDPIDFEETESGGVESQEKREKIAALLKAVRPGDLVVVAKLDRFSRDIVFTISAVRDIIKRGARFLSLAERFDASTPEGETQMALWASIAQMERARIRERTEGNRKRLRALGKFVEGQPPFGYVRAKGADAHDKPRRLEIDPVKAPIVREMFDMCLAGKSARDIALHCQTTYAGLAMFRTVWILQLLKNRMYAGQIATTPVRPDKNRQLTQKPAEWVDAHEPIVSLQMWHAAQHALAGRRSYGRKPRTDTITSEWLIRGLARCSICGSMITAKPASEKNKHAGYYVCRKRYAPELKNATRERCMGAPWNRQDEIDPKIERLAARHFKALDGQLSKAPPPSPHAPNFRVQRAKLVTARSNLVSMVSSGQWGMDVIRAEAARIERELAAIDAEERALSAEASADTVDNRKGALSWLRSIVAQWGTMGVPARRAALGAMLDGIKIGPEGIAIEWSDAATMAVRYAEGRLPDPATLDHASDDPRRPARPMLTGGVEHVGALPPGDA
- a CDS encoding OB-fold protein, translated to MRQIALALLTFSLAACCNLGKNSSPSSESETTNNSAATATPTPAAAAAPARSFADRPSARVSVKDILDEYKNNEVRADSKFKDKIIQIHGKVGDVKKDITDSIYVTVGTGAMLEIPEVQCFVRDSETKAAASLNKGDEVTVVGHVDGLMMNVLVKDCVINPDMKLCERVRVAMGGAGECKAGELATIHMPDKTEIAVICVAEKEKLDKATAAAATELKDKRAALVTSSQSLCVAVMGAEKGPIPQPLIDKVQKALDAL